One Methylocaldum marinum DNA window includes the following coding sequences:
- the iscR gene encoding Fe-S cluster assembly transcriptional regulator IscR, with product MRLTTKGRYAVTAMLDLAYHSEKKPVTLTDIAKRQHISLSYLEQLFARLRRAGMVEGVRGPGGGYQLSRDASQINIAEIIIAVDETIDSTRCGGKANCQNSQPCLTHDLWLGLSDQIREYLASISLQDVLQRRNVRLVAERQDKQASAVPGIDMLLRRETHI from the coding sequence GTGCGCTTAACGACTAAAGGCCGCTACGCCGTCACCGCCATGCTGGATTTGGCCTATCATAGCGAAAAAAAGCCGGTGACATTGACCGATATCGCCAAGCGACAGCACATCTCCTTGTCTTATCTGGAGCAGTTGTTCGCGCGTTTGCGTCGGGCCGGAATGGTCGAAGGGGTAAGAGGGCCGGGGGGCGGCTATCAATTGAGCCGCGACGCCAGCCAGATCAATATCGCCGAGATCATTATCGCGGTCGACGAGACCATCGATTCAACGCGCTGCGGCGGCAAAGCCAATTGCCAAAACAGCCAGCCCTGCCTGACCCACGATCTATGGTTGGGATTGAGCGATCAGATTCGGGAATATCTGGCCTCCATCAGCCTGCAGGATGTCCTCCAGCGAAGAAACGTGCGCTTGGTTGCCGAGCGCCAGGACAAACAGGCTTCAGCCGTTCCCGGTATCGATATGCTGTTGCGTCGGGAAACGCATATTTAG
- a CDS encoding LysR family transcriptional regulator translates to MRLTLDALAVLDAIDRKGSFAGAAGQLHRVPSAITYTVQKLEQDLDVKLFDRSGSRATLTAAGRSLLEEGRHLLHAAEELEFLVKRVATGWETGLSIAVDGLIPFALIYPALEQFYKEVHGTQIRLLKEVYGGTWDALVSGRADLAVGAPGEGPPGGGYAAKMIGVVEFVFAVAPGHPLACLPEPLTEVDLLHHRAVSAADSSRTLPPRTMGLLRGQDVLTVPDLCTKLEAQRLGFGVGYLPKHLVQDDLAAGRLVAKAVAEPKPAVQLFLAWRTGHKGKALRWLVKRLQDAWVGSSTANEDG, encoded by the coding sequence ATGCGACTCACCCTGGATGCCCTTGCCGTGCTCGACGCCATAGACCGTAAGGGCAGCTTCGCGGGCGCGGCCGGTCAGCTCCATCGGGTCCCCTCGGCCATTACCTATACCGTGCAGAAACTGGAGCAGGATCTCGACGTAAAGCTCTTCGATCGCAGCGGGTCCCGAGCTACATTGACGGCAGCGGGACGATCACTCCTTGAAGAAGGGCGGCATCTGTTGCATGCCGCCGAAGAACTGGAGTTTTTGGTCAAGCGCGTAGCCACCGGCTGGGAGACGGGGCTGAGCATCGCCGTGGATGGTTTGATTCCGTTTGCGTTGATCTACCCCGCGCTGGAGCAATTTTATAAAGAGGTCCACGGGACCCAAATCCGGCTGCTCAAGGAGGTTTACGGCGGGACTTGGGATGCGCTCGTGTCCGGTCGTGCCGATTTGGCGGTCGGTGCCCCTGGGGAAGGGCCACCGGGCGGCGGCTACGCCGCCAAGATGATCGGTGTCGTGGAATTCGTCTTCGCCGTCGCACCGGGGCACCCACTCGCATGCTTGCCGGAACCTTTGACCGAGGTTGATCTTCTACACCATCGGGCGGTGTCGGCCGCGGACAGTTCACGTACGCTGCCCCCCAGAACGATGGGGCTATTGAGAGGCCAGGATGTGCTTACCGTGCCCGATTTATGCACTAAGCTGGAAGCGCAGCGCTTGGGATTCGGGGTGGGCTATCTTCCTAAGCATTTGGTGCAGGACGATTTGGCGGCCGGACGCCTGGTCGCAAAAGCCGTCGCCGAACCAAAACCCGCAGTTCAGCTCTTTCTTGCCTGGCGGACTGGGCACAAAGGTAAGGCTCTGCGCTGGCTCGTGAAACGCTTGCAGGATGCCTGGGTTGGATCGTCAACGGCTAATGAGGACGGATGA
- a CDS encoding pirin family protein — translation MSAGTGIIHSEYNASDIEPVHFLQIWIEPAVLGSRPDYKQKTFGEEEKQGHLCLIVSPDGRSGSLHIRQDAYLYAAVLMEGDGIKYPLAPGQKAFAQVVRGAVTSNGIRLAAGDGAAIREEEAIGLTALEPSEILLFDLA, via the coding sequence ATGAGCGCAGGAACCGGAATCATCCACAGCGAATATAACGCCTCCGATATCGAGCCCGTTCATTTCCTTCAAATCTGGATCGAACCCGCCGTTCTCGGCAGTCGGCCCGACTATAAGCAGAAGACCTTTGGCGAAGAGGAAAAACAGGGCCACCTTTGCCTCATCGTTTCGCCCGACGGACGGTCGGGGTCGCTACACATCCGGCAGGATGCCTATCTCTACGCCGCCGTATTGATGGAAGGCGATGGCATTAAGTATCCGCTGGCGCCGGGACAAAAAGCGTTTGCTCAAGTTGTCAGGGGTGCGGTGACAAGCAATGGCATTCGCCTGGCTGCCGGCGATGGTGCGGCAATTCGGGAAGAGGAGGCTATCGGCCTCACCGCATTGGAGCCCTCCGAAATTCTATTGTTCGATCTGGCTTAA
- a CDS encoding DoxX family protein, which yields MKNVHTLTDGLALLARLLLGQIFLIAGLSKIGTYAAMEAYMESKGVPAVLLPLVIVLETGAGLALTVGLYARGTALVLALFALITAFIFHTPLSDQIQQILFMKNLSIAGGLLMVVAFGPGAWNLDCIWRREART from the coding sequence ATGAAAAACGTGCATACCCTGACCGATGGCTTGGCTCTTCTGGCGCGTCTTCTCCTAGGCCAGATCTTCTTGATCGCCGGTCTTAGCAAAATTGGCACTTATGCCGCCATGGAAGCTTACATGGAAAGCAAAGGCGTCCCCGCCGTGCTGCTTCCGCTGGTCATCGTTTTGGAGACGGGAGCGGGACTTGCCTTGACGGTAGGACTTTATGCACGTGGCACAGCACTCGTGCTGGCACTTTTCGCACTGATTACCGCATTTATTTTTCACACGCCGCTTTCCGATCAGATTCAGCAGATCCTCTTCATGAAGAACCTCTCCATAGCAGGCGGATTGCTCATGGTGGTGGCTTTCGGCCCGGGCGCCTGGAACCTGGATTGCATCTGGCGCAGGGAGGCGCGGACCTGA
- a CDS encoding FMN-dependent NADH-azoreductase codes for MSKLLYIEASPRKKRSHSIAVAQSFLRAYSIAHPDDEIETWDLWDMELPDLSEEVINSRYTIASGQSNDDESAKIWHQVTDVFRRFASADKYLFSIPMWNFGIPYKLKHFIDTITQPNLAFHFSPSTNCQGLITEKPATVIYTRSGQYLPASDTGTLDFQKPYMDTWLKFIGFTDLRSVVFECTNGDPGKVAQAKITVLNQAALLAKEF; via the coding sequence ATGTCCAAGCTGCTCTACATTGAGGCGTCCCCCAGAAAGAAGCGCTCCCACTCGATAGCAGTCGCCCAGAGCTTTTTAAGAGCTTACTCCATAGCGCATCCAGACGATGAAATCGAAACATGGGATTTATGGGACATGGAACTTCCGGATTTGTCCGAGGAAGTCATCAACAGCCGCTACACGATTGCATCCGGTCAGTCAAATGATGATGAGTCAGCCAAGATATGGCACCAGGTAACTGATGTATTTCGGCGTTTTGCATCAGCCGACAAATATCTTTTTAGCATACCCATGTGGAACTTCGGGATACCTTACAAGCTCAAGCACTTCATCGACACAATCACCCAACCTAATCTCGCCTTTCATTTCTCCCCTTCCACAAACTGCCAAGGATTAATCACGGAAAAACCCGCTACGGTGATTTACACCCGCAGCGGCCAGTATTTACCGGCCTCGGACACCGGAACTCTTGACTTTCAAAAACCTTATATGGATACCTGGCTCAAATTTATAGGTTTTACAGATTTACGAAGCGTCGTATTTGAGTGCACGAACGGTGACCCGGGAAAGGTCGCACAAGCCAAGATCACGGTTTTGAACCAAGCAGCGCTCTTGGCGAAGGAATTCTAG
- a CDS encoding 4-hydroxybenzoate 3-monooxygenase, whose protein sequence is MELRHKICIIGAGPAGLVLANILNNAGIDCIVLDRRGRDEITKCHRAGLIDHRSLLALKKHNLAQGLLQYGQPHTICEFRMSQVDFLLEYTQLSGGAMHYIYPQQELIKDLIQNFEQAHGTIRFNTEATFVINENGAEVEYYDKKQKNSKRMACDFIAGCDGFHGISRRSVPSTHARIFERYYDSSWLAILAEAPPSANHIIYALHPNGFAGHMLRSDKVSRYYLQVKNTDDVNNWPDERVWTELELRLGKEGWRLIQGEILEKQIIPMRNFVIEPMQYQRLFLAGDSAHIITPAGGKGMNLAIQDSLVLGELFVGHYRGDFSADLNAYSSIRLPDIWHAQEFSSSFLDILSRSNDAFETDLFTRKLNESRLLQLRDNPLVATDFSKKYAGAMADPHHYAYGN, encoded by the coding sequence ATGGAACTACGACACAAGATTTGCATTATTGGCGCGGGCCCCGCTGGACTGGTATTAGCCAATATCCTCAATAACGCAGGGATTGACTGCATTGTTCTCGATAGACGCGGGCGAGATGAAATCACCAAATGCCACCGAGCCGGCCTGATCGATCACAGATCGTTATTAGCTCTGAAAAAACATAATCTTGCTCAAGGCCTTCTACAATATGGGCAGCCGCACACGATCTGCGAGTTCAGAATGAGTCAAGTCGACTTCCTCCTGGAATATACCCAATTATCGGGTGGTGCGATGCACTATATATACCCTCAGCAGGAGCTTATTAAAGACCTCATTCAGAACTTTGAACAGGCACACGGAACAATAAGATTCAATACGGAAGCGACCTTTGTCATCAACGAAAACGGAGCGGAAGTCGAGTACTACGATAAAAAACAGAAAAACTCCAAACGAATGGCTTGCGATTTTATTGCGGGATGCGACGGTTTTCACGGCATCTCGCGAAGATCGGTTCCATCCACTCACGCACGCATCTTTGAACGATATTACGACTCATCGTGGCTAGCGATTCTCGCCGAAGCCCCTCCCTCTGCCAACCACATCATCTACGCACTCCACCCTAACGGCTTCGCCGGCCATATGCTTAGAAGCGATAAAGTTTCCAGATACTACCTGCAAGTTAAAAACACCGACGACGTAAACAACTGGCCCGATGAACGTGTCTGGACGGAATTGGAACTGCGCCTCGGCAAAGAAGGATGGAGACTGATTCAAGGAGAAATCCTTGAAAAACAGATCATTCCCATGCGGAATTTCGTGATCGAACCCATGCAATACCAACGGCTTTTCCTCGCAGGCGACAGCGCACATATCATTACGCCCGCCGGCGGAAAAGGCATGAATCTGGCGATACAGGATTCTTTGGTATTGGGAGAACTTTTCGTGGGGCATTACAGAGGGGACTTTTCCGCCGACTTGAATGCCTACTCTTCCATTCGCTTGCCTGACATCTGGCATGCTCAAGAGTTTTCCTCATCCTTTCTGGATATTCTTAGCAGGAGCAATGACGCCTTTGAGACGGATCTCTTTACAAGGAAGCTGAATGAATCGAGATTACTTCAATTAAGAGACAATCCCTTGGTAGCAACGGATTTTTCCAAGAAGTATGCCGGGGCAATGGCAGACCCTCATCATTATGCATATGGAAACTAG
- a CDS encoding transposase family protein, which yields MAWRSLAFDPKMKLNRKSITAEKKRHTLKSLVISDFNRRILFLCCIVAGSVHDYTLMKDVFTPGSAWFEKVNLWLDLGFLGADKDYQSTQIYLPHKKPRKSKKNPNPTLTPEQKKQNRKQAATRVIVEHAIGGMKFFHCMMHRIRNHLGHFVDYFFSLSAGLWNYKIC from the coding sequence ATGGCGTGGAGGTCGCTTGCGTTCGACCCCAAGATGAAACTGAACAGGAAAAGCATTACAGCGGAAAAAAAAAGACATACGCTCAAATCCCTCGTAATCTCCGACTTTAATCGAAGGATATTGTTTTTGTGTTGCATTGTGGCAGGCAGCGTACATGACTACACACTCATGAAAGACGTCTTCACACCGGGTTCAGCGTGGTTCGAGAAGGTCAATTTATGGCTTGACTTAGGATTTCTGGGCGCGGACAAAGATTATCAAAGTACCCAAATATATCTACCCCACAAGAAACCTAGAAAATCCAAGAAAAACCCTAATCCGACATTGACGCCTGAGCAGAAGAAACAGAACAGAAAACAAGCCGCCACGCGGGTCATCGTTGAGCATGCCATCGGTGGCATGAAGTTCTTCCACTGCATGATGCATCGGATTAGAAATCATCTGGGTCACTTCGTGGATTATTTTTTCTCACTTTCCGCCGGGCTTTGGAACTACAAAATCTGTTGA
- a CDS encoding helix-turn-helix domain-containing protein, protein MIYDKFSQITDDRIVASLIGMPKAKFTALVKVFESAAQAIDRERVEKGEIKHVKQGGPKGYLDSYEKKLFFVLYYLKTYPTFDVLGFHFGFSGGHAHAHIDRLLPVLVRALTSLNVMPERTLTTPEEFSQLIDQYKNIAIDGVEVACVRPQDETEQEKHYSGKKKTYAQIPRNLRL, encoded by the coding sequence ATGATCTACGACAAATTTAGCCAAATAACCGATGACCGCATCGTGGCATCGTTGATTGGAATGCCCAAGGCGAAGTTCACAGCCCTCGTCAAAGTATTTGAGTCGGCCGCTCAAGCCATCGATCGAGAGCGTGTCGAAAAGGGCGAGATAAAACACGTTAAACAGGGCGGCCCTAAAGGTTATCTTGATTCTTACGAGAAAAAGCTGTTTTTCGTTTTGTACTATCTGAAAACCTATCCCACTTTTGACGTTCTGGGCTTTCATTTCGGTTTTAGTGGCGGACATGCCCATGCCCACATCGACCGCTTGCTGCCGGTTTTAGTGCGAGCGTTGACAAGCCTCAACGTCATGCCGGAGCGCACGCTAACAACCCCAGAAGAATTCTCTCAACTCATTGATCAATATAAGAACATAGCGATCGATGGCGTGGAGGTCGCTTGCGTTCGACCCCAAGATGAAACTGAACAGGAAAAGCATTACAGCGGAAAAAAAAAGACATACGCTCAAATCCCTCGTAATCTCCGACTTTAA
- a CDS encoding hydantoinase B/oxoprolinase family protein, producing MKRKIPVCSRFRDDNSSPDARTWLAEQDYEPIAQPASQRSDLDIIERSALDGFFILAESEQTTDLVTTTISTMRLDIPSWQFWIDRGGTFTDIVARRSDGLLLTHKLLSENPDRYSDASLRGIRDILGLAPDGPLNDADILAVRMGTTVGTNALLERKGEPTVLAITRGFADALRIGYQNRPDIFALNIRRSEPLYQKVIEISGRIDAHGSELEPLDLDEAERCLGEAYREGFRSIAVVLMHAWRTPDHELELEKLARAIGFTQVSLSHRVNPAMKLVGRGDITVVDAYLSPVLRRYVDQVAAGLGIGPNDEIPRDRKRKLLFMQSNGGLADAHRFQGKDSILSGPASGIVGAVAVSRLAGFDRIVTFDMGGTSTDVAHYAGEFERSQETEIAGVRLRAPILNIHTVAAGGGSILHFDGLRFRVGPDSAGANPGPASYRRGGPLCVTDANVMVGKIRPEFFPKVFGPNGDQPLDTDIVRRRFRELAETVQSGIGQTLSPEEAAEGFIDVAVENMAAAIKKISVQRGHDLADYVLCCFGAAGGQHACKVAERLGISRIFLHPLAGVLSAYGMGLADYRVIKERSIVALLNDSAVPELHEALDDLEAEARAELSAQGVPPELIVAARTAMLRYDGTDTLFAVPFGASAEMRANFEERHRQRFGFIYPDKALLVDTASVELTGLTETVEEPECPLVLGALPEPVARVSMYSGRTHHDTPVYRRDDLKPGVSLRGPALLIEPNSTTIIEPGWRGEITARNHLILGADETTDGATPKSQAEPTEQRVDPARLEIFNRLFTSVAEDMGYTLQNTAHSVNIKERLDFSCALFDGQGGLVANAPHIPVHLGSMDESVKALIAGHGDRLRPGDVWLVNSPYHGGTHLPDITVVTPLFDDAGESVLFFLASRGHHADVGGITPGSMPPRSTSIDQEGILSAGLKIVENGQICEADIRTWLAAKPYPARDPDRNLADLRAQIAANVKGVQALRGILERYSLVAVQRYMGHVQDNAEEAVRRVIARLSDDEYRVTMDSGAVIRVVIRADTENRRAVIDFTGTSPQQPDNLNAPAAVSKAAVLYVFRTLVDDDIPLNAGCLRPLEIRIPEGSLLNPRYPAAVAAGNVETSQHVVDALYGVLGVLAASQGTMNNFTFGNAHFQYYETICGGAGAGAGFNGADAVHTHMTNSRITDPEVLEWRFPVLLETFAIRRDSGGEGLYKGGDGVIRKIRFLEPMTAGIVSGRRIRPPFGLHGGKPGACGQNLVIRSNGKQEILGSQAETDMAAGDLFVIETPGGGGYGS from the coding sequence TTGAAGAGGAAGATTCCCGTCTGTTCCAGGTTCCGCGACGATAATTCCAGTCCCGATGCCCGGACTTGGTTGGCCGAGCAGGACTACGAACCCATCGCCCAACCTGCCTCGCAGCGGTCGGACTTAGATATCATCGAACGCAGCGCCCTAGACGGCTTCTTCATACTCGCCGAGAGCGAGCAAACAACCGATTTGGTGACAACAACGATCAGCACCATGCGTCTAGACATCCCAAGCTGGCAATTTTGGATCGATCGCGGCGGCACTTTCACCGACATCGTCGCCCGCCGATCGGACGGCCTCCTTCTGACCCACAAACTTCTTTCGGAAAATCCGGACCGCTACTCCGACGCCTCTCTCCGGGGCATCCGCGATATATTGGGCCTGGCGCCCGATGGGCCGCTAAACGACGCCGATATCCTCGCCGTGCGGATGGGCACCACGGTGGGAACGAACGCACTGCTGGAACGAAAGGGCGAACCGACGGTCCTGGCGATCACGCGGGGCTTTGCCGACGCCCTCCGCATCGGCTATCAGAACCGGCCGGATATCTTCGCCCTGAATATCCGCCGCTCCGAACCGCTTTATCAAAAGGTCATCGAAATATCGGGGCGCATCGACGCCCACGGCTCGGAACTGGAACCGCTGGATCTCGATGAGGCGGAACGATGCCTCGGCGAAGCCTATCGCGAAGGTTTCCGGTCGATCGCCGTCGTGCTCATGCACGCCTGGCGGACGCCGGATCATGAACTCGAACTGGAGAAGCTGGCCAGGGCGATCGGCTTCACTCAAGTTTCCCTCTCCCACCGCGTGAATCCCGCCATGAAACTGGTCGGACGGGGCGATATCACGGTCGTCGATGCTTATCTGTCCCCGGTATTGCGCCGTTATGTCGATCAGGTGGCGGCCGGTTTGGGCATCGGTCCGAACGACGAAATACCGCGAGACCGAAAACGCAAGCTGCTATTCATGCAGTCCAACGGCGGACTGGCGGATGCCCACCGGTTCCAGGGCAAGGACAGCATTCTCTCGGGTCCCGCCAGCGGCATCGTCGGCGCAGTGGCGGTCTCCCGTCTCGCCGGCTTCGACCGGATCGTCACCTTCGACATGGGCGGCACGTCCACCGACGTGGCCCATTACGCCGGCGAGTTCGAACGCAGCCAGGAAACCGAGATCGCGGGCGTTCGGCTCAGGGCGCCCATTCTCAATATTCACACCGTCGCGGCGGGAGGCGGCTCGATCCTGCATTTCGACGGACTGAGGTTTCGGGTCGGACCGGACTCGGCCGGCGCCAATCCGGGTCCCGCCAGCTACCGGCGTGGCGGACCTCTGTGCGTGACCGATGCCAACGTGATGGTCGGCAAGATCCGCCCGGAGTTCTTTCCGAAAGTCTTCGGACCGAACGGAGATCAACCTCTCGATACCGACATCGTGCGGCGCAGATTCCGGGAATTGGCGGAAACCGTCCAGTCCGGCATCGGACAAACGCTCTCGCCCGAAGAAGCGGCGGAAGGCTTCATCGACGTGGCGGTGGAGAACATGGCTGCCGCCATCAAGAAGATTTCGGTGCAGCGCGGCCACGATCTGGCCGATTATGTCCTTTGCTGTTTCGGTGCGGCCGGTGGCCAGCACGCCTGCAAGGTCGCCGAGCGGCTCGGCATCTCCAGGATTTTTCTGCATCCTCTGGCCGGCGTGTTGTCGGCGTACGGCATGGGTCTGGCCGATTACCGCGTCATCAAGGAACGCTCGATCGTCGCCCTGTTAAACGACTCCGCCGTCCCCGAACTTCATGAAGCACTCGACGATCTGGAAGCCGAGGCGCGCGCGGAACTCTCGGCCCAGGGCGTGCCGCCGGAACTCATAGTCGCGGCTCGCACGGCGATGCTTCGATACGACGGCACCGACACCCTGTTTGCCGTTCCGTTCGGCGCTTCGGCGGAGATGCGGGCGAACTTCGAGGAGCGGCACCGGCAGCGCTTCGGCTTCATCTATCCCGACAAGGCCCTGCTGGTGGACACCGCAAGCGTGGAACTGACCGGCTTGACCGAGACGGTCGAAGAGCCGGAATGCCCCCTGGTGCTCGGCGCTTTACCGGAACCGGTCGCCCGAGTCTCGATGTATTCCGGACGCACTCATCACGACACGCCGGTTTACCGGCGCGATGACCTGAAGCCTGGCGTAAGCCTGCGCGGCCCCGCGCTTCTGATCGAACCCAACTCGACCACGATTATCGAGCCGGGCTGGCGGGGCGAAATTACCGCCCGCAACCACCTCATCCTCGGTGCCGACGAAACTACCGACGGCGCGACTCCGAAATCGCAGGCGGAACCAACGGAGCAACGCGTCGATCCCGCGCGCCTCGAAATCTTCAACCGGTTATTCACGTCGGTCGCCGAGGACATGGGCTACACCCTGCAAAACACGGCCCACTCGGTGAACATCAAGGAGCGGCTCGACTTCTCCTGTGCGCTGTTCGACGGACAGGGCGGGCTCGTCGCCAATGCGCCGCATATTCCGGTGCATCTGGGCTCCATGGACGAGAGCGTCAAGGCGCTGATCGCGGGCCACGGCGACCGGCTGCGGCCAGGCGACGTTTGGCTCGTCAACTCTCCCTATCACGGCGGGACCCATCTGCCGGACATTACCGTGGTCACGCCACTGTTCGACGATGCGGGAGAATCGGTGCTTTTCTTTCTCGCCTCGCGCGGACACCACGCCGACGTCGGCGGCATAACGCCGGGTTCGATGCCTCCCCGCAGCACGTCCATCGATCAGGAAGGGATACTGAGCGCGGGCTTGAAGATCGTCGAGAATGGGCAAATATGCGAAGCGGACATACGTACCTGGCTCGCGGCGAAGCCTTATCCGGCCCGTGATCCCGACCGCAACCTCGCTGATCTCCGCGCCCAGATCGCCGCCAACGTCAAGGGGGTGCAGGCCCTTCGCGGCATCCTTGAGCGTTATTCGCTGGTCGCGGTCCAGCGTTATATGGGACATGTTCAGGACAATGCGGAAGAAGCGGTGCGCCGGGTCATCGCTCGGCTTTCCGACGACGAATACAGGGTGACCATGGATTCCGGCGCAGTCATCCGCGTGGTGATCCGGGCAGATACCGAGAACCGGCGGGCCGTCATCGATTTTACCGGCACATCTCCCCAGCAGCCGGACAATCTGAACGCCCCGGCCGCCGTATCCAAAGCGGCTGTCCTCTACGTATTTCGCACCCTGGTGGACGACGATATTCCGCTCAATGCCGGATGCCTGCGCCCGCTCGAAATCCGAATTCCTGAGGGCTCGCTGCTCAATCCCCGCTATCCCGCTGCCGTCGCGGCGGGCAATGTGGAAACCTCGCAGCACGTCGTCGATGCCTTGTACGGCGTGCTGGGCGTGCTGGCCGCCTCTCAGGGCACGATGAACAACTTCACCTTCGGCAACGCGCATTTCCAGTATTACGAAACCATTTGCGGCGGGGCCGGCGCCGGGGCCGGTTTCAACGGCGCCGACGCCGTGCACACCCATATGACCAATTCCCGCATCACCGACCCGGAAGTGCTGGAATGGCGCTTTCCGGTGTTGCTGGAAACCTTCGCCATCCGTCGCGACAGCGGCGGCGAGGGCTTGTACAAAGGCGGCGACGGCGTGATCCGAAAAATCCGGTTTCTTGAGCCCATGACCGCCGGAATCGTCTCGGGTCGCCGTATCCGGCCGCCTTTCGGCCTGCACGGCGGAAAACCGGGAGCGTGCGGACAAAACCTCGTGATCCGCAGCAACGGAAAACAGGAAATTCTCGGATCTCAGGCCGAAACCGACATGGCCGCGGGCGACCTATTCGTCATCGAGACGCCCGGCGGCGGCGGCTATGGCAGTTAG
- a CDS encoding LOG family protein, whose amino-acid sequence MKSICVFCGSNPGKRPEYRIAAETLGRLLAERGLELVYGGGTVGLMGILSSACLAAGGRVIGVIPKALIGREVAGRMVEHTLLSRLEVVDSMHTRKARMAEIADGFIALPGGFGTFEELFEILTWAQLGFHRKPIGLLDAEGYYEPLLTLCDRALAEGFMKPESRNLLLAHTAPETLLEALTEYQPEPAIPWIRDEKQL is encoded by the coding sequence TTGAAGAGCATTTGCGTATTCTGCGGTTCCAACCCCGGCAAACGCCCGGAATATCGGATCGCCGCCGAAACCTTGGGCCGGCTGCTGGCCGAAAGAGGTTTGGAACTGGTGTATGGCGGCGGGACCGTGGGTCTCATGGGCATTCTGTCGAGTGCCTGCCTTGCGGCCGGAGGACGGGTGATCGGCGTTATCCCGAAAGCATTGATCGGCCGCGAGGTGGCAGGACGAATGGTGGAACACACCCTTCTTAGCCGGCTGGAAGTGGTCGATTCGATGCACACCCGCAAAGCCCGCATGGCAGAAATCGCGGATGGCTTCATCGCGCTGCCCGGCGGTTTCGGGACATTCGAGGAGTTGTTCGAGATTCTTACCTGGGCCCAACTTGGATTTCATCGTAAGCCGATCGGGCTTCTCGATGCGGAAGGCTACTACGAACCTCTTCTAACCTTGTGTGATCGGGCGCTCGCGGAGGGTTTCATGAAACCCGAGAGCAGAAATCTACTGCTGGCCCATACCGCCCCGGAAACGCTCCTGGAAGCCCTGACCGAATATCAACCCGAACCGGCCATCCCATGGATTCGGGACGAGAAGCAACTGTAA